The Fusobacterium necrophorum subsp. necrophorum genome has a window encoding:
- a CDS encoding TIGR03936 family radical SAM-associated protein codes for MKKRVYFDKYEDMRFISHLDLIRFLERLFKKTNLPIKYSNGFHPRPKMSFGNPISLGTEAFGEIMDIELEEDLSNAEVLRRLNSAQVLGFRVQEVENLEGKGNIVEEYPYTRYSVEGSCSVVDRLEALLQQEEIIEVREKKGKTVTRELKQRIVSWKRTENCITLSSINISPNAYLELANIRQQEVRIKRLGYEKAEDKGEGLC; via the coding sequence ATGAAAAAAAGAGTATATTTTGATAAATATGAGGATATGCGATTTATTTCCCATTTGGACTTGATACGTTTCTTAGAAAGATTGTTTAAAAAAACAAATCTTCCTATCAAATATAGTAACGGTTTTCATCCAAGGCCCAAAATGTCTTTCGGAAATCCGATTTCTCTGGGAACGGAAGCTTTTGGAGAGATTATGGACATTGAATTGGAAGAGGATTTAAGCAATGCGGAAGTGCTGAGGCGTTTAAATTCTGCTCAAGTGTTAGGATTTCGGGTACAGGAAGTGGAAAATTTAGAAGGAAAAGGAAATATCGTGGAAGAATATCCGTATACCAGATATTCTGTAGAAGGCTCGTGTAGCGTAGTAGACCGCTTGGAGGCATTATTACAACAAGAGGAAATTATAGAAGTTCGAGAAAAAAAAGGAAAAACAGTAACTCGAGAACTGAAACAAAGAATTGTTTCATGGAAGAGAACGGAAAATTGTATTACATTAAGCAGTATCAATATCTCACCGAATGCTTATTTAGAATTGGCGAACATAAGACAACAAGAGGTGAGGATCAAACGATTAGGATATGAAAAAGCCGAAGATAAGGGGGAAGGACTATGTTAG
- a CDS encoding OmpH family outer membrane protein yields the protein MKKMLLVLGLVSAFSMSAFADKIAVVDSQEVIGRYSGTKGVEATLQKEVKRIENDVNQRQVALQKEEVALQAKGDKLTDAEKKAFQAKVEGFYKYVNTSRESLAKMEQTKMSAIFTKANKAVQAVATEGKYDYVLDRGAVLVGGEDITDKVIKKMETIK from the coding sequence ATGAAAAAAATGTTATTGGTATTAGGATTGGTATCTGCTTTTTCTATGAGTGCATTTGCAGATAAAATTGCAGTGGTGGATTCTCAAGAGGTGATTGGAAGATATAGTGGAACAAAAGGGGTAGAAGCTACTTTACAAAAAGAGGTAAAAAGAATTGAAAATGACGTAAATCAAAGACAAGTAGCATTACAAAAAGAAGAAGTAGCATTACAAGCCAAAGGAGATAAATTGACAGATGCCGAAAAGAAAGCATTTCAAGCAAAAGTAGAAGGATTCTATAAATATGTAAATACTTCAAGAGAAAGTTTAGCGAAGATGGAACAAACAAAAATGTCCGCTATTTTTACGAAAGCAAATAAAGCGGTACAAGCGGTAGCAACGGAAGGAAAATACGATTATGTTTTAGATAGAGGAGCTGTCCTTGTTGGCGGAGAAGATATTACAGATAAAGTAATCAAAAAAATGGAAACAATAAAATAA
- a CDS encoding outer membrane protein assembly factor: MKRTLVAMLLFLVSMVSFAAGGSLIVKKVEVLNNQEVPASIILNQMDLKEGKPFSTEIMLHDFQTLKKSKYLEDVLIQPQAYEGGVNVVVNVIEKKDVQSLLREDGVISMSEQANVDKSLILSDIIISGNQFVSTADLKKVLSVKQGGYFSKTAIEDGQKALLATGYFREVTPNTQKNGNGVKIIYTVVENPVIQGINIHGNTLFSTPDILKVLKTKIGEVLNINSLREDRDTIMNLYQDQGYTLSEISDMGLNDRGELEVVISEGIIRNVSFQKMVTKQKGNRRKPTDDILKTQDYVIQREIELQEGKIYNAKDYDNTVQNLMRLGVFKNIKSEIRRVPGDPNGRDIVLLIDEDRTAILQGAISYGSETGLMGTLSLKDNNWKGRAQEFGVNFEKSNKDYTGFTIDFFDPWIRDTDRISWGWSLYKTSYGDSDSALFNDIDTIGAKINVGKGFARNWRFSLGFKGEYVKEKANKGNFRQLPDGTWYYTGKNKNDASNTPLPKDAVNDKYMVFSIFPYLTYDTRNNPWNATTGEYAKLQLETGYAGGYKSGSFSNVTLELRKYHRGFWKKNTFAYKVVGGVMTQSTKEGQRFWVGGGNTLRGYDGGTFRGTQKLAATIENRTQINDILGIVFFADAGRAWKQNGRDPEYGNDEKFSKGIATTAGVGLRLNTPMGPLRFDFGWPVGKSQDKYSNDRGMKFYFNMGQSF, encoded by the coding sequence ATGAAAAGAACACTCGTTGCTATGCTACTGTTTTTGGTAAGCATGGTTAGTTTTGCCGCCGGAGGATCTTTGATTGTCAAAAAAGTGGAAGTTTTAAATAATCAAGAAGTTCCGGCAAGTATTATTTTAAATCAGATGGATTTAAAAGAAGGAAAACCTTTTTCCACGGAAATTATGCTTCATGATTTCCAAACATTGAAAAAATCTAAATATTTAGAAGATGTTTTAATTCAACCACAAGCCTATGAAGGAGGAGTCAATGTCGTAGTCAATGTAATAGAAAAAAAAGATGTACAATCTTTATTACGAGAAGACGGAGTTATTTCCATGTCAGAACAGGCAAATGTGGATAAGTCTTTAATTTTATCCGATATTATTATTTCCGGAAATCAATTTGTCTCTACTGCTGATTTGAAAAAAGTCTTATCTGTCAAACAAGGAGGATATTTTTCAAAGACAGCCATAGAAGATGGGCAAAAAGCTTTATTGGCGACGGGGTATTTTCGAGAAGTGACTCCAAATACTCAAAAGAATGGAAATGGAGTAAAGATTATTTATACCGTTGTAGAAAATCCTGTAATTCAAGGAATCAATATTCACGGAAATACTTTATTCTCAACTCCCGATATTTTAAAGGTATTAAAAACAAAAATAGGAGAAGTATTGAACATCAATAGCCTAAGAGAAGATAGAGATACCATTATGAATTTATACCAAGATCAAGGCTATACTCTTTCTGAAATTTCCGATATGGGATTGAATGATAGAGGAGAATTGGAAGTTGTGATCTCGGAAGGGATTATTCGTAATGTTAGTTTTCAAAAAATGGTGACAAAGCAAAAGGGAAATCGAAGAAAACCGACGGATGATATTTTAAAAACGCAAGATTATGTGATTCAACGAGAAATCGAATTGCAAGAAGGAAAAATATATAATGCAAAAGATTATGATAATACAGTACAAAATTTAATGAGATTAGGGGTTTTTAAAAATATCAAGTCTGAAATCAGAAGAGTTCCGGGAGATCCGAATGGAAGGGACATTGTACTGTTGATAGATGAAGACAGAACTGCAATTTTACAAGGAGCTATTTCTTACGGTTCAGAAACCGGTCTTATGGGAACCTTATCTTTAAAAGATAATAACTGGAAAGGGCGAGCTCAAGAATTTGGAGTGAACTTTGAAAAATCAAATAAGGACTATACAGGATTTACTATTGATTTCTTTGATCCTTGGATTCGAGATACCGACAGAATCTCTTGGGGATGGAGTTTATATAAAACATCCTATGGAGATAGTGACAGTGCTTTATTCAATGATATTGACACCATTGGAGCAAAAATCAATGTCGGAAAAGGATTTGCAAGAAACTGGCGTTTTAGTTTAGGATTTAAAGGAGAATATGTAAAAGAAAAGGCGAATAAAGGAAATTTCCGACAATTGCCAGATGGAACTTGGTATTACACTGGAAAAAATAAAAATGATGCCAGCAATACTCCTTTACCAAAAGATGCGGTCAACGATAAATATATGGTATTCAGTATCTTCCCTTATTTAACATATGATACAAGAAACAATCCTTGGAATGCTACTACAGGAGAATATGCAAAATTACAATTGGAAACAGGATATGCTGGAGGATACAAATCTGGAAGTTTTTCGAATGTTACTTTAGAATTGAGGAAATATCATCGAGGATTCTGGAAAAAGAATACCTTTGCTTATAAAGTAGTCGGAGGGGTAATGACACAATCTACTAAAGAAGGACAACGTTTCTGGGTTGGTGGAGGAAATACTTTACGAGGATATGATGGAGGAACTTTCCGAGGAACACAAAAGCTAGCAGCAACAATAGAAAACAGAACACAAATCAATGATATTTTAGGAATTGTTTTCTTTGCAGATGCAGGAAGAGCATGGAAACAAAATGGGCGAGATCCAGAATATGGAAATGATGAAAAATTCTCAAAAGGAATTGCAACAACGGCAGGAGTTGGACTACGTTTGAATACTCCTATGGGACCGTTGAGATTTGACTTTGGATGGCCGGTTGGAAAATCACAAGATAAATACAGTAATGATCGTGGAATGAAGTTCTATTTCAACATGGGACAATCATTCTAA
- the rsmG gene encoding 16S rRNA (guanine(527)-N(7))-methyltransferase RsmG produces the protein MKEYLTTALQKWNISLEEKQIEALLSYVSLLLEYNRHTNLTAIREEKAVLEKHILDSLLLQEFIPKEAKTAIDIGTGAGFPGMVLAICNPHLQFTLMDSVGKKTKFLEVVKEHLQLENVEVVNARAEDYIQISKRREYYDLGFCRGVSKLAVILEYMIPFLKVGALFLPQKMVGTEEEKEAKKALQVLKSSMQEEYIRQLPYSQDKRLILKIRKQEKTEKKYPRKAGVITKKPL, from the coding sequence ATGAAAGAATATTTGACAACTGCCTTACAAAAGTGGAATATTTCCTTAGAAGAAAAGCAGATAGAAGCCTTACTTTCTTATGTAAGTTTATTACTGGAATACAACCGACACACAAATTTAACCGCTATTCGGGAAGAGAAAGCTGTTTTGGAGAAGCATATTTTGGATTCTTTGTTACTGCAGGAATTTATTCCGAAAGAGGCAAAAACGGCTATTGATATTGGAACGGGAGCAGGGTTTCCGGGTATGGTATTGGCGATTTGCAATCCTCATCTTCAATTTACTTTAATGGATTCTGTCGGAAAAAAAACAAAATTTTTAGAAGTAGTAAAGGAACATCTTCAACTGGAGAATGTAGAAGTGGTGAATGCCAGAGCGGAGGATTACATTCAAATCTCAAAACGAAGAGAGTACTACGATTTGGGATTTTGTCGAGGAGTTTCTAAATTGGCAGTCATCTTGGAATATATGATCCCTTTTTTAAAAGTGGGTGCCCTTTTCTTACCGCAAAAAATGGTGGGAACGGAGGAGGAAAAAGAAGCAAAGAAAGCCTTACAAGTTTTAAAAAGTTCGATGCAAGAGGAATATATAAGACAGCTGCCTTATAGTCAAGATAAACGTTTAATTTTAAAAATTAGAAAACAAGAAAAAACGGAGAAAAAATATCCGAGAAAAGCGGGAGTCATTACCAAAAAACCTTTATAA
- a CDS encoding translocation/assembly module TamB domain-containing protein encodes MKGRGKYKIALVNISVFFALVFGGIFYATHHLEETIAGISKLFLGDPIRIEKISIQKDKINLTGISMDLEGEAFLRIPEIEATRISFLKLGTIKIPKGDIYLIRQKDGKWNIDRYIPKEESKKIDLKDYRPITNIPIETVDLENIETHYEDRVLEPIFHKKITWNGKLLFDKKKGISAKASGKDKEERYEIVYSGETMPYDVQLDIVGVKPDRYWKPYLKTEQLQLETGTLEAHIRSDYYGNTGEVQAEIPKLEFLNKKWTAGKLYISLNGNIINAGLDYQEEGETKNTILSYDQEKKEVHAEVMDFYYDKIFLDLKKKQEWDLSFSAEHSVYPALEGNLQFQLKENIIPFSLHSNILELDGEYQKKENYLKLYKKKQFFLDYDIARSNLVRGEGELPFSLEEYHGKVLFQANNNILEVQKGEITSEKNGSIFLQGKADLQQKTVDIQYRSEHFCFERQIQGKDLLAQLALKGKIFYDDDNGIRVSSKGEIERLQYGEYGIGGLRADIEYEGDEIRVYALENRFLNAKGSLDLVKQNTNLELELRDFDNTEINLSYPKFSVHHATAQLSGNIKNPIADIQLEEGSLYLLENKENQVRGNFHLEEKKLHFQNVKVDENLLSGEYSISDNSYRLKANIIEEKLSDYYGFHDLYYRIIGEVEVEGKGRELIAEAKSTIDKIYYRGQKLPNIAWEGSYILGKQGIGRMEFSPISLQNDKKKTLVSFEASVDLDRESIFVDVPKQSFQLEDIREYSNMDFLKGKWTLAGKVSGNYKNPDYEFQMDGSQLSIKQAPLDYLTLDFHGNTEKLILDSMKTAYLQNKAEVKGYYGIQDESYDISVKAPEIDWKLLQSFVSQYGIEKIEGNSNLDFHIKSDKSQGRLSLHNVSLELPKQYISMKNFTGNIELHGDEMIVHQISGKINEGNTKLTGRMQVPKLNEIKKDVSFLKKLNYYFNIDVEELKYQIPKVLSLDFSSHLRLESNKLRGNIELLRGKVIDIPNAYQSYWQILRRFFERKSSQVVLDSQSLGEDFEVQGAEIKLEDLLDVDLSLWIQEGIKVDIPELNVAIEDVKGTIIGGVSVIGKEGKYALLGNLEVEKGSLMINTNIFTLDKAMLSFNENKAYLPNLNPSLLLDSSVDVNGEKVRFSIQGKVDDLRFSIASNQGNTSGSLNSLITGQIQENENNASYTALLRNIIGGQLTQTVIRPFAKIIRKIFHFEKFRITSNLYNQINKKDDSSGDLQLGAKIEVEDNLYKDKLYWNFTGTLYDTGVQNTQINSQSKDNRIMDQYDLSFKYPYSDTKTFEIGVGKLPSKFYSSQEHVKEKKLNYHIGVKIEKKMDDFFDIFR; translated from the coding sequence ATGAAGGGAAGGGGAAAGTATAAAATAGCACTCGTGAATATTTCTGTTTTCTTTGCTCTAGTATTCGGAGGAATTTTTTATGCTACGCATCATTTGGAAGAAACGATTGCGGGTATATCTAAATTATTTCTGGGAGATCCGATTCGGATTGAGAAAATTTCAATTCAAAAGGATAAAATTAATTTGACAGGGATTTCAATGGATTTAGAGGGAGAAGCTTTTCTGAGAATTCCTGAAATAGAGGCAACTCGTATTTCTTTTTTGAAGTTGGGAACTATAAAGATTCCAAAGGGAGATATTTATTTGATTCGTCAAAAAGACGGAAAATGGAATATTGATCGCTATATTCCGAAAGAAGAAAGCAAAAAAATAGATTTAAAAGACTATCGCCCTATTACCAATATTCCTATTGAAACAGTAGACTTGGAAAATATTGAAACACATTATGAAGATAGAGTTTTGGAACCTATTTTTCATAAGAAAATCACTTGGAACGGAAAGCTTCTTTTTGACAAGAAAAAAGGAATTTCAGCAAAAGCTTCAGGAAAAGATAAGGAGGAGCGATACGAGATAGTGTATAGCGGGGAAACCATGCCCTATGATGTACAACTTGATATTGTCGGGGTGAAACCGGATAGGTACTGGAAACCGTACCTTAAGACAGAGCAGCTCCAATTGGAAACAGGAACATTGGAAGCTCATATCCGCAGTGATTATTATGGAAACACAGGAGAAGTACAAGCAGAAATTCCAAAATTGGAATTTTTGAATAAAAAGTGGACTGCAGGGAAACTTTATATTTCTTTGAATGGGAATATAATCAATGCCGGCTTGGATTATCAGGAAGAAGGAGAAACCAAAAATACGATACTGTCCTATGATCAAGAAAAAAAAGAAGTTCATGCGGAAGTGATGGATTTTTATTATGATAAAATTTTCTTGGATCTTAAGAAGAAACAAGAGTGGGACTTGAGTTTTTCTGCGGAACATTCTGTTTATCCCGCTTTGGAAGGAAATCTCCAATTTCAGTTGAAGGAGAATATCATTCCCTTTTCTCTTCACTCCAATATTTTGGAACTTGACGGAGAATATCAAAAAAAGGAAAATTATCTGAAATTATACAAAAAGAAACAATTTTTCTTAGACTATGATATTGCAAGATCAAATCTTGTCAGAGGAGAAGGAGAGCTTCCTTTTTCTTTGGAAGAGTATCATGGCAAGGTTCTGTTTCAGGCAAACAATAATATTTTGGAAGTTCAAAAAGGAGAGATTACTTCAGAGAAAAATGGAAGTATTTTTTTACAGGGAAAGGCGGATTTACAGCAAAAGACAGTTGACATTCAATATAGGAGCGAACATTTTTGTTTTGAAAGGCAAATCCAAGGAAAAGATCTCCTTGCCCAATTAGCATTGAAAGGAAAGATTTTTTATGATGACGACAATGGAATAAGAGTAAGTTCCAAAGGTGAAATTGAAAGACTTCAATACGGAGAATATGGAATAGGGGGCTTGAGAGCGGATATCGAGTATGAGGGAGATGAAATTCGAGTTTATGCCTTGGAAAATAGATTTTTGAATGCAAAGGGAAGCTTGGATCTGGTAAAGCAAAATACCAATCTTGAGCTGGAATTAAGAGATTTTGATAATACGGAAATAAACCTGTCCTATCCGAAATTCTCCGTTCATCATGCCACAGCACAGTTGAGTGGAAATATTAAAAATCCGATTGCAGACATTCAACTGGAAGAGGGAAGTTTGTATCTTCTAGAGAACAAAGAGAATCAAGTGCGAGGGAATTTCCATCTGGAAGAGAAAAAACTGCATTTTCAAAATGTAAAAGTGGATGAGAATCTTCTTTCGGGAGAATACAGTATTTCAGATAATTCTTATCGCTTGAAAGCAAATATTATTGAGGAAAAGTTATCGGATTATTATGGCTTTCATGATTTGTATTATCGAATTATCGGTGAAGTGGAAGTGGAAGGAAAGGGAAGAGAGCTGATTGCAGAGGCCAAATCGACCATTGATAAAATTTATTATCGTGGGCAAAAATTACCGAACATTGCCTGGGAAGGAAGTTATATCTTAGGAAAACAGGGAATAGGACGAATGGAATTCTCTCCGATTTCCTTACAGAACGATAAGAAGAAAACTCTTGTTTCTTTCGAGGCGAGTGTGGATTTAGATCGAGAAAGTATTTTTGTGGATGTTCCAAAACAAAGTTTTCAATTGGAAGATATTCGGGAATACAGTAATATGGATTTTTTAAAAGGAAAATGGACTTTGGCCGGAAAGGTAAGCGGAAATTATAAAAATCCGGATTATGAATTTCAAATGGACGGAAGTCAATTAAGCATCAAGCAAGCTCCTTTGGACTATTTAACTCTTGATTTTCATGGAAATACAGAGAAGCTTATTCTGGATTCTATGAAGACAGCCTACTTGCAAAATAAAGCCGAAGTGAAAGGATATTACGGCATCCAGGATGAGAGCTATGATATTTCCGTGAAGGCTCCTGAAATTGATTGGAAATTACTGCAATCCTTTGTTTCTCAATATGGAATTGAGAAAATAGAGGGGAATTCCAATTTGGATTTTCATATCAAAAGTGATAAATCACAGGGACGTCTCTCATTACATAATGTATCTTTGGAGCTGCCTAAACAATATATTTCGATGAAAAATTTTACAGGAAATATCGAATTGCATGGGGATGAAATGATTGTTCACCAGATTTCCGGAAAGATCAATGAAGGAAATACCAAATTGACAGGAAGAATGCAAGTTCCGAAATTGAATGAAATCAAAAAAGATGTTTCTTTTCTAAAGAAATTAAATTATTATTTTAATATAGATGTTGAAGAATTGAAATATCAGATTCCGAAAGTATTATCCTTAGATTTTTCTTCCCATCTTCGATTGGAATCGAATAAATTACGGGGAAATATAGAACTGCTTCGAGGAAAGGTTATCGATATTCCGAATGCTTATCAAAGTTATTGGCAAATTCTTCGCAGGTTTTTCGAAAGGAAGTCTTCTCAAGTTGTTTTGGACAGTCAAAGTTTGGGGGAAGATTTTGAAGTACAAGGAGCGGAAATAAAACTGGAAGATTTGTTAGATGTGGATTTATCTCTATGGATACAGGAGGGAATTAAGGTCGATATTCCGGAATTGAACGTTGCAATTGAAGATGTAAAAGGAACGATTATCGGAGGGGTATCCGTCATCGGAAAAGAAGGAAAATATGCCTTGTTAGGAAATTTGGAAGTTGAAAAAGGTTCCCTGATGATCAATACGAACATTTTCACTTTGGATAAGGCTATGCTATCCTTTAATGAAAACAAAGCCTATCTTCCGAATCTCAATCCAAGTTTGCTTCTGGATTCCAGTGTGGACGTGAACGGAGAAAAAGTTCGTTTTAGTATTCAAGGAAAAGTGGATGATTTGCGTTTTTCAATTGCTTCGAATCAGGGAAATACGAGTGGAAGTTTGAATAGTTTGATTACAGGGCAAATTCAAGAAAATGAAAATAATGCAAGTTATACTGCCCTGCTTCGAAATATTATAGGGGGACAATTGACGCAAACGGTAATTCGTCCTTTTGCAAAAATTATTCGAAAAATTTTTCATTTTGAAAAATTTAGAATTACTTCTAATTTGTATAATCAAATCAATAAGAAAGATGATTCTTCCGGAGATCTACAGTTAGGAGCAAAAATTGAGGTGGAGGATAATCTTTATAAGGATAAATTATATTGGAATTTCACAGGAACTCTTTATGACACCGGAGTACAAAATACACAGATTAACAGTCAAAGTAAAGACAATAGAATTATGGATCAATATGATTTATCCTTTAAATATCCTTATAGTGATACGAAAACCTTTGAAATCGGAGTTGGAAAATTACCTAGTAAATTCTACTCTTCTCAAGAACATGTAAAAGAAAAAAAATTAAATTATCATATTGGAGTAAAAATAGAGAAGAAAATGGATGACTTTTTCGATATTTTTCGCTAA
- the lpxD gene encoding UDP-3-O-(3-hydroxymyristoyl)glucosamine N-acyltransferase: MSYQIRDLVTLLNGIVKGESVEQVSGLAPFFHAEEDDVSFAAEEKFLTKLGECKAKVIIVPDIELPMDLGKMYIVVRDNPRILMPKLLHFFKRPLKKMEKMIEDSAKIGKNVSIAPNVYIGHDAVIGDNVVLYPHVFIGEGAVIGEGSILYSNVSIREFVKVGKGCIFQSGAVIGSDGFGFVKVQGNNMKIEQIGSVVIEDFVEIGANTTVDRGTIGNTLIKKYTKIDNLVQVAHNDRIGENCLIISQVGIAGSTEIGNNVTLAGQTGVAGHIKIGDNIVIGSKSGVTGDVKSNQILSGYPLVDHKEDLKIKVSMKKLPELLKRVKALENKGK, translated from the coding sequence ATGAGTTATCAAATTAGAGACTTAGTAACCCTTCTGAATGGAATAGTAAAGGGAGAGAGTGTAGAACAGGTTTCTGGGCTCGCTCCCTTTTTCCATGCGGAAGAAGATGATGTAAGCTTTGCAGCGGAGGAAAAATTTTTAACAAAGTTAGGGGAATGTAAAGCAAAAGTTATTATTGTTCCGGATATTGAGTTACCTATGGACTTAGGAAAAATGTATATTGTAGTACGCGATAATCCGAGAATTTTAATGCCAAAATTATTGCATTTTTTTAAGAGACCTTTAAAAAAGATGGAGAAAATGATAGAGGATTCCGCTAAGATTGGAAAAAATGTATCCATTGCTCCCAATGTTTACATAGGACATGATGCTGTCATTGGAGACAATGTGGTATTATATCCCCATGTTTTTATCGGAGAAGGTGCTGTGATCGGAGAAGGAAGTATTCTGTATTCCAATGTTAGTATTCGAGAATTTGTAAAAGTCGGGAAAGGATGTATTTTTCAATCGGGAGCGGTCATAGGCTCTGATGGATTTGGCTTTGTCAAAGTACAGGGAAATAATATGAAAATTGAGCAAATCGGTTCTGTGGTGATAGAAGATTTTGTAGAAATCGGAGCAAATACGACGGTAGACCGAGGAACTATTGGGAATACATTGATCAAAAAATATACTAAAATAGATAATCTGGTACAGGTGGCACATAATGATAGAATTGGGGAAAATTGTCTGATTATATCCCAAGTAGGAATTGCCGGAAGCACAGAAATTGGAAATAATGTAACTCTTGCCGGACAAACCGGCGTAGCAGGACATATTAAAATCGGAGACAACATTGTCATCGGTTCCAAATCGGGAGTGACTGGAGATGTAAAATCCAATCAAATTCTATCCGGTTATCCTCTGGTAGATCATAAAGAGGATTTAAAAATCAAAGTTTCGATGAAAAAATTACCAGAATTATTAAAACGAGTGAAAGCTCTTGAAAACAAGGGAAAATAA
- the mnmG gene encoding tRNA uridine-5-carboxymethylaminomethyl(34) synthesis enzyme MnmG — protein sequence MVQEFDVIVVGAGHAGAEAALAAARLGKKTAIFTISLDNIGVMSCNPSLGGPAKSHLVREIDALGGEMGRNIDKTYIQIRVLNTKKGPAVRSLRAQADKIAYAKEMKRTIESCENLSAIQGMVSELLVENGKAVGIKIREGVEYRAKRIILATGTFLRGLIHIGESHFSGGRMGELSSEELPLSLLKHGLDLQRFKTGTPSRIDARSIDFSVLEEQPGEKSRILKFSNRTKEEDLKDRKQISCYIAHTNEAVHEEIKKNRERSPLFNGTIQGLGPRYCPSIEDKVYRYADKQQHHLFLEREGYETNEIYLGGLSSSLPVDVQENMIHQIRGFEHAQIMRYGYAIEYDYIPPSEIQYSLESRSIPNLFLAGQINGTSGYEEAGAQGLIAGINAVRSIDGKEAIVLDRADSYIGTLIDDLVLKGTNEPYRMFTARSEYRLLLREDNADLRLSKIGYEVGLVSEEEYQRVEQKRENVKKIIEALQQNFVGPGNPRVNERLHEKGEQILKDGASLFEVLRRPEINYEDIEYMTEGTKVFNFGAYDEDTKYQVEVQTKYSGYIERSLKMIEKHKSMEQKRIPEDMDYDSLQNIPKEAKEKLKKIKPSNIGQASRISGVSPADIQVLLIYLKMRGN from the coding sequence TTGGTACAAGAATTTGATGTGATTGTGGTTGGAGCAGGTCATGCAGGAGCGGAGGCAGCTTTAGCAGCAGCAAGATTAGGAAAAAAAACAGCTATTTTCACAATATCATTGGATAATATAGGAGTGATGTCTTGCAATCCTTCTTTAGGAGGACCGGCAAAATCACATTTAGTAAGAGAAATTGATGCACTTGGCGGAGAAATGGGTCGAAATATTGATAAGACCTATATTCAAATTCGTGTGTTAAATACAAAAAAGGGACCGGCAGTTCGCTCTTTAAGAGCACAGGCAGATAAAATCGCCTATGCGAAAGAAATGAAGCGAACCATAGAATCTTGTGAAAATTTGAGCGCCATTCAGGGAATGGTAAGTGAATTATTGGTAGAAAACGGGAAAGCGGTAGGAATAAAAATACGAGAGGGAGTTGAGTATCGAGCGAAGCGAATTATTTTGGCGACAGGTACTTTTTTACGTGGATTAATCCATATCGGAGAAAGTCATTTTTCCGGCGGGAGAATGGGAGAGTTGTCCTCTGAAGAGCTGCCTCTTTCGCTTTTAAAACATGGCTTGGATTTACAGAGATTTAAAACGGGAACCCCTTCCAGAATTGATGCAAGAAGTATTGATTTTTCGGTATTGGAGGAACAACCCGGAGAAAAATCGAGAATTTTAAAATTTTCAAATCGAACCAAAGAGGAAGACTTGAAAGATAGAAAGCAAATTTCTTGTTATATTGCTCATACCAATGAGGCGGTACATGAAGAAATAAAAAAGAATCGAGAACGTTCTCCTTTGTTTAACGGAACGATTCAAGGATTAGGGCCGAGATATTGTCCGTCCATTGAAGATAAGGTATATCGTTATGCAGATAAGCAACAACATCATTTGTTTTTGGAGCGAGAAGGTTATGAAACCAATGAAATTTACTTAGGAGGTCTCTCTTCTTCTCTTCCTGTGGATGTTCAAGAAAATATGATACATCAAATTCGCGGTTTTGAACATGCACAGATTATGAGATATGGATATGCGATTGAATATGATTATATTCCTCCTTCTGAAATTCAATACAGTTTGGAGTCCAGAAGTATTCCGAATTTGTTTTTAGCAGGGCAGATCAATGGAACTTCCGGATATGAGGAAGCAGGAGCGCAAGGACTCATAGCAGGGATCAATGCGGTAAGAAGCATCGATGGAAAAGAAGCCATTGTTTTAGATAGGGCGGATTCTTATATCGGAACCTTAATTGATGATTTGGTATTGAAGGGAACCAATGAGCCTTACAGAATGTTTACCGCTCGTAGTGAATATCGTTTGTTATTGCGAGAAGACAATGCCGATTTACGACTTTCCAAGATTGGATATGAAGTAGGTTTGGTATCTGAGGAGGAATATCAAAGAGTAGAGCAAAAAAGAGAAAATGTAAAAAAAATCATAGAGGCTTTGCAACAAAATTTTGTGGGACCGGGAAATCCGAGAGTAAACGAAAGATTACATGAAAAAGGAGAGCAAATTTTAAAGGACGGAGCCAGCTTATTTGAGGTCTTAAGACGACCGGAAATAAATTATGAGGATATTGAATATATGACAGAGGGGACAAAGGTATTTAATTTTGGTGCTTATGATGAAGATACCAAATATCAGGTGGAAGTGCAGACAAAGTATTCCGGGTATATTGAAAGATCCTTGAAAATGATAGAAAAACATAAGAGTATGGAACAAAAAAGAATTCCGGAGGATATGGACTATGACAGTTTACAAAATATTCCAAAGGAAGCGAAGGAAAAATTGAAGAAGATTAAGCCTAGTAATATCGGACAGGCTTCTCGTATTTCAGGAGTCTCTCCGGCAGATATTCAAGTATTATTGATTTACTTAAAGATGAGAGGGAACTAA